The following DNA comes from Anastrepha obliqua isolate idAnaObli1 chromosome 1, idAnaObli1_1.0, whole genome shotgun sequence.
GTGGAGAGAGGACCCCACTTTGTGGAGTACCTCTGCTCACAATTTGGGTGAACGTAGCATCTCTGCTTGCTGGTAGAATAATTATGTTTTGAAGCTTACATCGTTTCCAGTTACTCACGCAGTCATTGACTTTGAAAGTTACTAGCGACTGAtatattgttaaaggcgccttccgGCCACTGTGGTGAAGATTAAAACCCGCCATGGTGAAATGTTTCTGATATAATGAATTTTCAATGTCCTCCCCAAAGGGAGATTGCTAAAGGCCCAATGTGAATAAGATTTTTTCTAGGCTTTAAGGAGGAAGGAGGTAAGTCTAGTCTGTCGAGAATCCTTCGCTACCTCATGTTTCTTCTTACACACCTTGAATGTGAATTCTACCTTAACTCATCTCCAGCTCTCTGGAatatgagttagacgaaggcATGTTTTGAAAATGCTTAGGGGCCAGTTTTGATGTACTGTCGATAAATTGTACGTCCGATAAGAAGCGTGACAAggaacaaattgaaatttttgtaagtgTTCACTACTCATCTATAAGCTACTGGGGCTGATTCGAGCTAAGGCAGGCCAGACGCATAGAtggtggtccgccgtctcatcctcctctccccatgctgggcagagtgcactgtctgagatgtccaCCTTTTCCaagtgctttgcccatagaaaacggcccgtcatcagtccagccagtcccctctgcttagtgacaggaggaactgcgacagtcagTCGGACATGTCAGGTAACATTAGTTTTGCCCATCtgcagcctgccaagctcgcttgtgggttagagtaacccgtttgctaaccgtggtttTGATGGTTGCAGAAGGAAGTGGCGGAATGGGCTCCGGGCCAAGAAAGTTGGTATCAGAGCCCATTCTGACCAATGAGTCAGAGATCTTCTTaaccgcgatacccacgtgtcccgggacctatGTTAGGATCagactattatgtctaccgacatagttcagccggGATTTAcgggactcgactacccttgaagtagTTGGggggctgtcgctgcagatacATATAAATCTGCCTCTCTACCTGTTTTCcaaaacaaagttcatcgctccttgaacagcatacacctccgcttgaaaaacagatgcatgcattccaagagcaaagtgcagttttgtcctgctggactccacgtagaccccagatccggagccatgctcggtcctggtgCCATCAGTGAAAATTGCGGAAACAGTGTTTGCTGGGCTCATTTTTTaagtttgaccacagttgagcctctggcagcaccacacggTATTtcttgtcaagcacgactctggatggcatggagtcaaggggcaagGCAAGGATCGTTGGATCAAAGCCCATGCCTACTCTGTTCTCCAATGCCGTACAGATGGACATAGTGCGTTGTagtcgataaggtcctcctgattCCCATGCGAGGGAGACCTTACTCCCTTTTTATTTTCCATCACCCCAATGCACCGCATCGAATTCTTTCTGGGCCCGTGTAACCATTTGTTTGACTTAGTGGCACACCATGTCGTTCTATCATCATTGCCGCCGCGAAAAATCTGTCTTTCCATAGACtatttctctcgaacactccaaaaGGCACGTTTTCGGATATTGCCATCGTCTGAGTCCAACAATAGGATAGGCAAGATGGAGCGTGCTCGTCCGGAACGGCCTTCACTCGGCTTAgtccaaaagtaaaaaaaagcacGAAAGATTATCCGTTACATTGTAGTGGCCTACATTATTAATGATTTAATTGAGAATTAGATCCAAGACTTTCTCTACTTCGAAACTGTAACTGCCAACTGGGACCGGAAGTCGAGGAGCGTAAGcgttgactatttatttgataatGGGCGATACTTCGTCTTGCCTTCATTGAAATTTGCTTCTCTGGAACATAATGTAGGATGGAATCTGGCATCTCAAACTACCTCCAGGATCTTAAATCAGAGGGTTTGCTGATGACATTGCAATCGTGGTCGTTGCTTAATTCCTTAACCAGGCTGAAGCAGTCTGCAATCAAACGGTCGAAATCACAAAAGATTGGCTGCGCAGCAGTGGCTTATGCCTAGCAAACGGGCGCAGTCCTTATCAGTAGCAGAAAAGTAATTGAGACAGCAAATCTTACAGTGGATAACCACGCACTGAAGTCTAAGCTGTACATCAAATATCTCGGAGTAATTATTGACAACAGGTTGAGCTTTAAACAGCACCTAACATACGCCAGCGATATGGCAGTAACTGCATTAATCCAGATTATGATGAATACAAGAAGTCCTAAGCAGGCTTCTAGGAAGGTCCATGGCCATGTGGTATCATCTATCTTGCTATACGCTTTACCGGCCTGTATCGGTGCAACAAACTGCAGCTCCTACATGAAAGCATTAAATCGGTATACCGGCTGTTTGCCCCCAAGGCATTCTACGCATTTGGCTCAATATCCTCGCACGTATGCTACCGATTAAGTTGACTGCTTTCGAATTTGCTGAGATAAAAATACACCGAGTAGATCCGGCACAGATGACCAACTGAAAGACTGAACTGGAGCGAAGCGGCAGGAAGAATGGAAGAACTCTATGAACGGTCGATTGATTCCGAATATATTCAAAGGGATAAATCGAAAACATGGCCAAATAGACTTCTACCTGAGCCAAGTACAAAATGGACATGGATGGTTTAAAACTGCACTTCACTTTTTGGGACAACCTAGTTGAAGATGCAGACTATGTCTTCTTTGAAGGAGAGAACTAAGTATTAGGGTAGGGAAGCTAATAATGCTTAGTAACCTAGTAGATATTATGCTTGACTCAGAAGAAAATTGGTCCGCTGTCAGTTATGTGGCAAGAAGAGTAATTAACAAACTGCGATgtgctgaacaacagcgcagatcttcatgaagagggAATAGGTcgctccccctcccgtgaagtaatAATTAACGGTTGCCCAGCGGGTGGGAAACAGGACTGGGTTGGATTTTGAGTAGGTGAGTTGAAAGACAAGTTTCACCCTTTTACGCTTTTAACGCTTtttgccacctccataaaaaaaaacatttttaagccgactccgagcttTCTTACTTTCGTAGGATTTCTTATTGCATGGCATTGTAGGGCgactgttattagaaaaaactttttctactatTTGATGTGTCATatccggagattcgaacctggtagtaacgcaccaacccattcggctattttaatttttgcttggtGCATGTTTCAATAAAGGAAACCTGCCTGGACCAAAGAAAATTACCACTGACTTACATATATTCCGCTTTTGCTGGAAACATTTGGATTTTGCTTGCTTTTGTCGAGATTTACGCGGACATCCAGACCAGATCCCTCGCCTGATTTCGAATTATGATATGGGTAATAACGGTCCGTGCGCTAGAAGTtcgtacatataaaaaatgttcattaatTTCAATAGCAAGCAATTACCCGCCTTTCCCTCTCTTTCTCATTGATTAACGAATTGAAGACAAAACAAAAGCCATATTCCGTGCGTTCTAAGGAAAATAGATGGCAGCAATCGTATTCCTGTCGGCGCCAAAAGCATGGCTGCTCAAACAACTCATCGCATGTGAAGCTTACAAATTGCATTACTTCCTTTATATCCACATTATCCAGCAGCGACAGATTCATTTGAAGCGTGGTGAGCGGCTTCAATTCATCGAAGTTGTCAAAGCGAAAATCACTCAAAACGCCAAAGAACTGGCGAAATGTTTGCACAGTTTCCGTGGAAGTATTCGCGGGTAGAAACAATTGATGAGCCTCCAACAGTTTTAGCCAATTGATGCGGTTTCGTGGACATATGCCAATCGCTGGAAATTTAATAGTGAAAATGGGTGCTAATGAATCCTCGACAATTGTCTGTAGACGTTGCGAAGAGTACAAGTCACCCAAATCAGTGTAAACGTAAATACAGCTGATGGTGGCAGTAACGAGCAGCAATGACCAGATAGCCCTGCGGATGTGGAACATTCGGAAAAATAAGTAcagtgcatacaaacatatacactTTATGCAGTCAATAATAGATATGCGTATGAAGTTGTGCAACTAACCGTTCAAAGTGCTGACGTTTGGGGTCGTTCAAGTAACCGACGCCATGAACAGAAGCGATGTCACAGTAACCTTTGCAATATGGCAAGATTATTTGGCGTAATGCTGGCCTTTTTAAGGGAGTCTTTGACCAACTGCTCTTGAAGATGCGCTCTTTAGGCCGTGGATATGCGATTTCGTGGAGATACGGAGCAGCCATAGCAACAACCAAATAATCGAACTATGCACGCAAAGTAatttaggaaatctgatgggtGCATGAATGGATTTTGCGGTTTAAATAGTCCAGCAGAGTGAAAGAAACATTCGTGAATAAGTTAAGCGATGTGCAACttagtacatacaaacattactTTGTATAAACATTAGTACAACGAAAATCGTGCCCAAAGAATGCGACCTGAAAaacatttgcttgaaatttgacCCAACATATCCCTGagtgtttatatttatattccgTTATTTGCTTTTGGCTGCATTAATCACTTCGGTAGACACATTTCGGTAGTTACATTttgtcttttctttattttagtcATAAAATTACGCAATTGATCAATTGACCAAAGGCAAAAGGAACAAATCCCTGAATTGctcgaaaattaaataaaaaccaaggtAAACTAAATATCATACAAGGTCTGATAGGTACTCCAACTGAAGCTCAATTCATGGCATATCTTTTCCGGCATATACAATTGTTAGTCGCCACAAATTATGACTAGCAATGCCTACTTGTTTTAACGTCATTCTTCGGCCCAAGGAGAAgcccattcttggttcactcgagctttgtaagacggtgtcgagtcctgttgaaacgtccttggtctgccaccgaaatatttgtttgcCCACTGCTTCAGAGCAGCCTTCGGAATACTTTTCCGATtacatttcgcatttaccttgaccgtcaggctcgatgaaaacgtttggagagcgcccatctgcgattacagcggcccaaaccattacaggtggcgggtgctgcctcctggtggccaatcgatgactcaaattctcgtatgaacgttcggtcaaataaaccctatcgttttgggagtttacgaattgctcaatttgaaaaattgtttcgtcagaaaacacaatgctcGGAAATGAACCGCTTTCGGCTAAGCGCatcaactccttcgctctctcaagtctgacttgttgctgctttggtgtgagatcacgcACCTTTTGTATcttataaggcttgactttgagatcatttttcagtatgcagcggatgccatttgattggcacttcgtcgtggtttcgctcaagttgcttcttccctttttgaagcatttcacgtcacgttgcagtcttttgatgaccacctccatgacgtttcgcgatgctaccagtatcattgcgACGAGTAACGAtaaaaaacaattgtatttACGTAAAGGTGCTCGaattcacgaacaatcgctggttgtgattttccagccaaatataatgcaatcacattaTTACGTTTgcaatccattactgattttcttttttcacgtttactctcggcaaaatgcttccaatactctggactgtcatttagccaactaacagacagcggTCTACAGTTGGTTACACactgagtgccggaccctgtgtaAAAGAGAACTTGCGCTTCAGCAAGAAATTGCTTCGAAACTCTGCCGaatattgctgaatgtactcGGCTTTGCATATACCTTTCgtactttttatgttttctttaatACTCTCTAGAGcagtctttccaaataggcaggtttggatcgaggggaaagtCTGCTCCGAAACTTGCACCTCtctcttcactgacggttccaagatggaatcgggagtcggagtgGGGGGTTTCTCTatatcagccaatttatctatctccctTAATCTGCcaaacactgctagtgtttttcaagcagaagtctttgcgatcctgcaggcatgaaaaatgcttagggaatgcgggagcgagggagatattaacattttcttcgatagtcaagccgcgattaaggctctgacgacgccatggtgcagaccGAAATTATTAATCtcttgtaaggaggagatcaaatctcttgggtatgtaggtaatatttctctgatctgggttccaggacatatgaacatagagggaaatgaaattgctgatgagcttgccaggaaggggactgaatcgGCCTCTGAGACCTCTTATCCGGTCATCGGTATTCCCTTGCCAGTTATTaaagggaactgcacaaattatttctcaggaaagcgtagaaaagatagagctccatttcttcatgtgctatttcgaaaaccctttgaccctcaatacgatatacgaaggactcagaaagttctttggactcctcacCATTGAATTTCCAAACAGGTAACTGTGTTTagcggtcactggacgatcggcacacacgcgggaaaggtagggttaccatttaatccccattgctgAAGCtctggggacctttcagagaaagagactgtagaACATTTTCTGTGTAAATATACGGGTTTGGCGGCtggacgactaaggtcactggtcGCTCCTTCTTTCTTCAACCCAAATCAATCttttccattatatcaacagctttggctggctgtacatatctgcctgttggaggtctcataatggtatcaaaaccgcgctacagtgctacttgaggagtgccaggtgcacatcaaccattttacctaccttaCCTACCTAATACCCTAtacaatttcaacttttttaccaatactgtaattttaattttattgttaaattttgtaatcCAGGATTTTAATAGGTAATCTAATCCTTTGgccaatcattgtaaaaataatctacggttttatgtttggcttaaataaaatgaataaataaaacatatgaAAGCTTGCGTGCATGCATTCGTAAACTgaaattgttaatttaattctttcattctttgaaaaattgtaaattttgttcaaattgagTTTTAAAGTTTGTAGTAGCCGTGTTTATCAGGCAACTCTTGTatggcaaaagaaaaagaaaaacacatttattttcaaatggtCGCTTTAACAGATAGCGCCTGGCAACCaagaatgaattaaaatttcccTACTACGAGTTCAGGGCACTTTAGttgtctaattttttatttttcctttgtttgGGCTTCTTTTTACCTAATGAATGTGTCTTATTATTTGCATCTGCTTATGCTAACAAATGGTGGGGTGAAGGTTTTGACTGCTAAGTTAATTTAATGTATGTAGAAAAAGCAtgggtaaaatttttaaatgcaccccTATAAGCCAGGCATACCCTGCACACTAGCAAAGACTATTCAGTCcgatatgaaataattaatcttGGGTATAGAAACTagtgagttttgtttttatgtatgactagaaaaaaagttaatgtaTGCATGCATTAAAAAGCTATAACCGCCGGCccttaaaccgcaccaaacagtcactatttgtgggtgcattggtttttcggcaatcactcttggattatcattcgcccaaatgcggcatttttgcttattgacgaatccactgaggtgaaaatgtgcctcatcactgaagttgattttcttcgaaaattggtcattgaatttttgccatgaaagatattctcataaaaacaatttgccgttcggagtcggctgcaGATCTTTCCATTTGTGAAATAATATCAacacgcacgtcacaaatagagggaggagctcggctaaacatctGACAGAAGTGTTcgcgaaaattattatttttatttatattttaatgtattCAAATGCACGATTTGAGGACGTATACGTACAGATGTTCCTGCGAAGAGTGTAAAACCGCTACTTTCATTAtcacacattaaaaaaatacttgtatGGGCAAAGGAAAACTCGGAACGGAATTGGGCAAATGCATTATTCAAAGATGAATCTTCCTTTTGGAAGAACTCTCAACGAACTCTTAAGCATCTAGTTAAGGGTCATGTTTGGTGTCGGAGCTGTGTAGAGTGGAACATAAAAATGAGATGGGAATACTGGATTGACCTTCACAGTAGCCTGATGCCAACCCTACTGAAAATGCTTGAGCAATAGCTAAGCAGAAACCCagaggaaaacaaatatggacggTCCGCTACCAAGGGAAATCTGGTTACCTCAACAACTCGACcgcggtagtctagcgtaatgCTCTAggctgccatcccagaggttgtgggttcgaataacacgtaaagcacggtccttgcACTTTTCGAAATTATACTACTTTCCCTGattctaaaaaaaagaaaaaaatcattcctcaaCGCCAAAAACTTAtactttccatccttactctcgCACAATGGACAGCGTATTATTTGCATTGAGGCTGCTGAAACAAGCAGAATCAGTTgtattgcatcagtggcgccagccaGAGGAATAAATATTATCAGCCCAGTTaatgcagtttgttagaatcgaaATGGTCAAATATTTAGTTTCCAAATTATGGCGGTAACGCTTCTACTACTACAAATAATATAccttgtatacaatttttgcagCGGAAAAACCTTCCAATACAGCTTTTTCGTTGCAGGAGATTTTATAGACCTTTTTCTAAATCagtcgccgtttttttcgaatcagCGCAAAATTACTATTCTGAGGTAGTCAATCGATATAGAAATTATCTTAACCTTAAAGCTTAGCCTTAGGCAGCTTTCAGATTAAGAGAAATCGGTCTACTCAGAACAAACTAGAGagggcacttttcaattttagaaaaattcccctgcattcctgttacaacggatttctgtaagaccaaggatatcAACTTAGATAAATCCTTCGTCAAAAGACGAATGGGATAACGGACTTATTGTtagagaaaataatataaacatctatgcagatggctcaaaactagacaacagaGTAGGTAGAGGGCTTAACTCCAATAAACTCGGAGTTAGTCAACCATTTTGCCTATCTgctcattgcagtgtatttcaagcggaagtcactgccatggAAGAGGaacttacggtaataaaaacgagagtattattcACAAATCAAGTCTTcatatactcggacagtcaaacagtcatagaatgtttttaacttctaaatgacgtatcaaagtactacaaagtacaccttatttgagtaccaggccacaggaatatagcagggaactgcaaggcagatcaacttgctcgaaccggtacaacgcttaACTTCCAAGtggataagacgctgatacACATGCTTATATCCACTTGTAAACTACTTATACCTATGtagatagggaaaccatcaataaggtaaatacaagttggcaaaacctctcaacatgcgaactaagcagacagatatggccgaaatggaaataaataaggtttaacagagaagctataagaaaaatgctaggggtattaactggtccattgtctaataggtagccgcgctagaaggttaggactcccgtacttcgatttctgtagaagctgtcttaatacagaagaagaggaaacagtcagacacttTTTATGTGAGTATGAAAGCTTAGCTACAAGTAGGCTCCGCACTCTTGATATGGTATTTTTAACTGaagtagcggacatagcgcatctaaaactaacgaagctttgctcttTTATTAAAGTTatcggatggtttgaaaagaaaCTCATAGGGTAAGGATAACTTTCAGTGGTATCATAATGGACctatgaaaggtctaagtgtgccattgcgacagccaccccaCCTACTTACCTACGCTTAACCTTCTTACGTACGCCATGAACAATAATGTTGTATGTTAAATACGTGATACAGTAAGTATTAGAATATTCGCTTCGATGTTCCATGTCTGAAGGGTATATAAATATGCGCAATATTCACCGCCATTACTGACCATTCAATTAATGACTCCTCCTGCTGTCTTCAGTAAAATTCTTAAGCGCGAACAGGTTAATTTAACACAAAGCCTTTCGAAAATTACATCAGCCCTAGATTAAGCAAATGGAATGGGTGGTCAATTGCGTTAACGAGAAGTCTGAACTTGTGGCCGCCGCAGTGTGATTTCTCCCCGTGCGTTCACGAATGCGTGTTGAATAGAATGAGAGAGTGAGGAGGGAGATTCaacttaaataatgttttgcttACACATTCATTAGGCGCGCTAAAAGCGTTGGAAAACGTTCTGTACATATGCAAGTACATACACGTACTAGGGCAATCCTTATGTTTGTGTGCCAAACTTAATTTACATTTAAGAACGACGAAGTTCAATAATTCTCAAGCTTGTATGTGCAGTTGCCTCTCGTTAATTCGAAATTCGAGGGACtcttaaaatattacgaattatcgagtgtttgaaatattaaatggttcgaaatttttgagagaaaataaataagactttGAATTATCAAGTGTTCTTATTTAACTGCTAATGTTTCACATATTTACAATGTAATCTTTGAAAAGAACTCATTTATACGGGTTTGCTTCGAAGCACATTGCTGCTGATCagacttttcaataattttttgacgtgataacgtcttataattcgatttggCCGGCTGCatacacgaaaaaatgtgtcgttaccttgctcattagtgttaccttgctcatttgtcgttaccttgctcatttgccgttaccttgctcatttgtcgttaccttgcttatttgtcgttaccttgaataaactgcaagcgaaagcgcggaacaaacgacaaagcaaacaaagcaaacgaacggcaacgttcgacatcttgctctcttctacttaagtgagcgtatatatgtatgtatatgcgcatatgtaggtgtattaattcacatacttgtatttgcatatgccttcttcctgtgtgcatggtaatgaaccatttctctgttgagaataggacgatgatagaaaaagtaggaaatgaaagggagtgtttcgagtgtaaagtgtcttgaaaaaggcaaatcgatgatggtgcctcttagtgttgttgacttattaacgtctgatgcacaatcgaaattgaagatatctttcatgaatttgataaatgtttcgtcattttgcacgtttgtgtaaatgtaacttgacctattccattgcaattccatttacctcctcctctatattcatacaaaatatctatcaaacaaataaaattaaaattttgttttgaaaattgcaaccattccatcaatattttcttatgacgttgtcacgttaaactatcgtcagtaaaccgactttacagacaacctcttttttttaaggagaaaAAGTGCCTGCTATGCAGTTTCATCAGTTTCGTTTTGTAGACAAGAGCTTTGTAAGTTATCGGCTCTTGCTACCTTAACTGACACCTCTGCCAAAAGTTGATGTAGCGTCTTCATCTTCATCCTTGCTTCTTTCATTGGTATCTGTCGCAGATAAAATTACGCCATCGGTTAGTGATCCTGAGACAGCAACATCTTCAGCCACTTGAACATAGTCAGAAAAACCCACACCGCTGATGTCAACTACTCGTATCATTGATGATCTTCTACACTATCTAAGCCAAATGACGAACCTTTCTTCCAGACGAGGAACTTCACCTTTAGTTGTTCTTTTCCGTGTTTGAGCAGCAGTCACTTTCTCCTCGTTCTTTATTATGGCTGAGAGAGTACTGAGAGGAATCTTAAATTCTTTCGCAACATCGTTTTTCTTCTCACCTCCTTATACTTTTTCAATGAATTCATTCAATTCTTTTCAGCAATCGTCAaacatttatactttttaagaCTCATATTTAATACACATTTTTAATCTGTATTCGAACGAACCGATTCGTGTGGAAGCGTGCATCAAAATGTGCCTATGTTGTATGCGTAACACGCAACCACGTACAGTAAAGATATTTTCAGGGTAGCCCCAAATTCAAAGTTCTTACTAACACACCATATGAGTTCGAATTACCGCGTCGTAGCAATGATTTTTTCATTCGAATTACCGAGTGTATAAATGTGTGTGGAcataatttgaaatataaacAGATTTTGTAGGGGACTCGTGATAACTTTGAACTAATGAGAGGTTTGAAGTATCCTAGGTTTGAATTAACGGTATTCgactatgtatatatgcatcGCTTAACTGAAAATGTTATTTAGTTAATTATTTTACACCTGTGCTCACaacaatagcagcgcgacataatGCAAAGCTTTGaatctgtatttatttttaatacatttttttatgtttatttttttatatcttcttcttcttaattggcgcgataaccgcttacgcgattttggccgagattaacaaagcgcgccagtcgtttctttctcgtgctaaccggcgccaattgggcacatcaagtgaagccaggtccttctccacctgatctttccaacgcagaggactccttcctcttcctctgctaccaccagctggtaccgcatcgaatactttcaaagccggagcgtttgtatccattcggacgacatgacccagccaacgaagccgctggatctttattcgctgcgctatgtctatgtcgtcgtaaagctcatacagctcatcgttccatcgtctacgatattcgccgttgccaccgtgcaaaggtccaaaaaccttACGCAGGATCTTTCTTTCGAACACtacaagcgtcgcttcatcggatgttggcctcgtccaagcttctgcgccatacgttaggacgggcatgatga
Coding sequences within:
- the LOC129237223 gene encoding pickpocket protein 19; translation: MAAPYLHEIAYPRPKERIFKSSWSKTPLKRPALRQIILPYCKGYCDIASVHGVGYLNDPKRQHFERAIWSLLLVTATISCIYVYTDLGDLYSSQRLQTIVEDSLAPIFTIKFPAIGICPRNRINWLKLLEAHQLFLPANTSTETVQTFRQFFGVLSDFRFDNFDELKPLTTLQMNLSLLDNVDIKEVMQFVSFTCDELFEQPCFWRRQEYDCCHLFSLERTEYGFCFVFNSLINEKERERRRTDRYYPYHNSKSGEGSGLDVRVNLDKSKQNPNVSSKSGIYVMVKHPDQWHSEPRFISAGTYTKVPVRAQFTSSDKRTRTVSPEVRKCLFKDENALYKDLPELKYRRGNCLTRCHQEYVFKLCKCNLNLFFPQDPSENITICKAKDFKCLYEYRDLFKSDNLQAESEYIENSSNSSMVCNCLNSCQQLIFHTNYNSYPTNGKSDAHTLSQINLDVYYSSKYIMIYRTQLRYTFVELLGK